The following DNA comes from Trueperaceae bacterium.
CCGGCTCGGGCCGCGGCTATGATGCCGCGGAGACATGGGCCTACGCGTCGAGCGCCTGTCGAAGAGCTACGGACCCGTGAGGGCCGTCGACGACGTGACGCTCGAGGTGCCGCCCGGCTCGACCCTCGCGCTCTTGGGTCCCAGCGGCTGCGGCAAGAGCACGCTGCTGAGGCTCGTCGCGGGGCTCGAGGCGCCGGACGGCGGTCGGGTGCTCCTGGGCGGCGCGGACGCCACGCGCGTGCCGACGCAGCGCCGCGACCTCGGCATGGTCTTCCAGGACTACGCGCTCTTCCCGCACCTGAACGTCGCCGACAACGTGGCCTTCGGCCTCGTCGAGCGTCGCTGGGGCGCCGCCGCGCGCCGCGAGCGTGTCGCGGAGATGCTCGAGCTGGTCGGCCTGGCCGGCCTGGGGCGGCGGCGCGTCACCGAGCTGTCCGGCGGCCAGCAGCAGCGCGTCGCGCTGGCGCGGGCGCTGGCGCCCCGGCCCGGCCTGCTGCTCCTCGACGAGCCGCTCTCGAACCTCGACGAGGCGCTGCGCGCCGAGCTGCGCGCCGAGGTGGCCGAGCTGCTCGACGCCCTGGGTACCGAGGCCGTCTACGTGACGCACGACCAGGTCGAGGCGTTCGCCGTCGCCGACGCCGTCGCGGTGATGCGCGCCGGTCGGATCGTCCAGGTCGGCCGCGCGCAGGAGCTGCTGGCCGCTCCGGCGGACGCCTGGACGGCTCGCTTCCTCGGCCACGAGAACGTGTGGGAGGGAACGGAGGCCGCCAGCGTGGCCCTCGCCGCGGGCCTGGGCGCGCCTCCCGCCCCGGGCGGGGCCCTGCTGCTGCGGGTCGAGGAGGTCGCGGTCTTCCCCGCCGGCGACGGCGCCGCTTCGTCCGCGACGGGCTCCGGCACCGGCACGGCCCGGGCGGTGGTGAGGCAGGCGACGCGCGAGGGCCTGGCCTGGCGGCTCGTCCTGCGCGTGCCGGCCTGGGAGGCTGACGTCGTCTGGCGCGGCCACAGCCGGGAGCTGGGCGGCGAGCCCTCGCCGGGCAGG
Coding sequences within:
- a CDS encoding ABC transporter ATP-binding protein, whose product is MGLRVERLSKSYGPVRAVDDVTLEVPPGSTLALLGPSGCGKSTLLRLVAGLEAPDGGRVLLGGADATRVPTQRRDLGMVFQDYALFPHLNVADNVAFGLVERRWGAAARRERVAEMLELVGLAGLGRRRVTELSGGQQQRVALARALAPRPGLLLLDEPLSNLDEALRAELRAEVAELLDALGTEAVYVTHDQVEAFAVADAVAVMRAGRIVQVGRAQELLAAPADAWTARFLGHENVWEGTEAASVALAAGLGAPPAPGGALLLRVEEVAVFPAGDGAASSATGSGTGTARAVVRQATREGLAWRLVLRVPAWEADVVWRGHSRELGGEPSPGRAYELVVPSVAWRALPPGAT